One window of the Leucobacter komagatae genome contains the following:
- a CDS encoding MraY family glycosyltransferase has translation MLPYLPVLVVAVLVTAAASFGILKLARRYRLAPEIRERDVHKNPTPRLGGVAMFVGLLAALGAAALIPEFQGLFRDGLKMWALIGACLLIAVIGFLDDLLDLDWMIKLGAQLVASGLLAWNGVQIVSIPVGDTLVIGSSTVNFVLTVFLITLVMNAVNFVDGLDGLVAGVAIIASGTFFVYTIILNSQLGNSQSVTFASLIALVLVGMCVGFIPFNWHRAKMFMGDTGALLVGMLMATSTVSVTGDLDPAALDLKLVLASYIPILLPFAVLAMPLADFVLAVLRRLRAGKSPFEADRLHLHHRLLDMGHSPVQAVSIFYLGTAVLSVAGLLVFTSQSFVLPLVVLVVGIAVGVLLVRFPASTVRAALAKRGLVALDERAAPDTAQDASADLAAAPNERTSE, from the coding sequence ATGCTTCCGTACCTGCCGGTGCTTGTCGTAGCGGTTCTCGTGACCGCGGCGGCCTCGTTCGGGATACTCAAGCTCGCCCGCAGGTACCGGCTCGCCCCTGAAATTCGAGAGCGAGACGTCCACAAGAATCCCACCCCCCGCCTCGGCGGTGTCGCAATGTTCGTCGGGTTGCTCGCGGCGCTCGGCGCAGCGGCGCTGATCCCTGAGTTTCAGGGCTTGTTTCGTGACGGACTGAAGATGTGGGCACTCATTGGTGCCTGCCTGCTTATCGCTGTCATCGGCTTCCTTGACGACCTGCTCGACCTTGATTGGATGATCAAGCTCGGAGCGCAACTTGTCGCCTCGGGCCTCCTCGCCTGGAATGGCGTACAGATCGTGTCGATCCCAGTCGGCGACACGCTCGTGATCGGCTCGTCGACAGTCAATTTCGTACTCACGGTATTTCTCATCACGCTCGTGATGAACGCCGTGAACTTCGTCGATGGGCTCGACGGCCTCGTTGCCGGCGTTGCCATCATCGCGAGCGGCACGTTCTTCGTCTACACAATCATTCTGAACTCGCAGCTCGGAAACTCGCAGTCGGTGACGTTCGCGAGCCTGATCGCGCTCGTGCTCGTTGGTATGTGCGTCGGGTTTATTCCGTTCAACTGGCACCGGGCCAAGATGTTTATGGGTGATACGGGCGCGCTGCTGGTTGGCATGCTCATGGCGACTTCAACAGTCTCGGTCACGGGCGACCTCGACCCCGCGGCGCTCGACCTCAAGCTCGTTCTTGCGAGCTACATCCCGATCCTTCTCCCGTTTGCCGTGCTCGCGATGCCGCTCGCTGACTTCGTGCTCGCCGTGCTCCGGCGCCTCCGCGCGGGGAAGAGCCCATTCGAGGCGGATCGCCTGCACCTGCACCACCGGCTGCTCGACATGGGCCACTCGCCCGTCCAAGCCGTGTCCATCTTCTACCTCGGCACCGCGGTGCTGTCGGTTGCGGGACTGCTCGTCTTCACGAGCCAGAGCTTTGTACTGCCGCTCGTCGTGCTCGTCGTCGGTATCGCCGTTGGCGTGCTGCTCGTCAGGTTCCCGGCGAGTACGGTGCGCGCAGCTCTTGCCAAGCGCGGGTTGGTAGCGTTAGATGAACGGGCCGCGCCCGACACAGCCCAGGACGCGAGTGCAGATTTAGCTGCCGCGCCCAACGAAAGGACCTCTGAGTGA
- a CDS encoding F0F1 ATP synthase subunit delta, whose protein sequence is MGSASREALAAAKSALSGRLGKAVGSELLSASAQIESSPALVSALADASLPASAKAEVVGKLFGSLSAGARSVLTAAVEQNWSTAAEFVDGVEELGFRAQSLAEPGLADELLAATATINSSHELELELGNKLGDPAAKAQLASKIFSGKLSAGALGVVTHVVSNPRGRRVNAALTEAARVAADQGGLELATVTVAAPLTDAQQEKLAALLEQTAGRKVKVTTVVDPALIGGVRIQMADDVIDGSVRARLDDLRQRLAA, encoded by the coding sequence ATGGGCAGCGCGTCACGCGAGGCACTCGCGGCGGCGAAGTCCGCGCTCAGCGGCCGCCTCGGGAAGGCAGTCGGTTCAGAGCTCCTCTCGGCGTCTGCGCAGATCGAGAGCTCACCGGCTCTCGTGAGTGCTCTCGCCGATGCGTCGCTCCCGGCTTCTGCGAAGGCAGAGGTCGTCGGCAAGCTCTTCGGCAGCCTGTCGGCTGGCGCGCGCTCTGTGCTTACCGCAGCAGTCGAGCAGAACTGGTCGACCGCAGCTGAATTCGTTGACGGCGTTGAGGAGCTTGGCTTCCGCGCCCAGTCGCTCGCAGAGCCCGGCCTTGCCGATGAGCTGCTCGCAGCGACGGCGACGATCAACTCGAGCCACGAGCTCGAGCTCGAGCTTGGCAACAAGCTCGGCGATCCCGCCGCGAAGGCGCAGCTCGCGTCGAAGATCTTCTCCGGCAAGCTCTCCGCTGGCGCCCTCGGCGTCGTGACGCACGTGGTCTCGAACCCGCGCGGTCGCCGCGTGAACGCAGCGCTCACCGAGGCGGCACGCGTTGCCGCCGACCAGGGTGGGCTTGAGCTCGCGACCGTCACGGTCGCCGCTCCGCTGACCGATGCACAGCAGGAGAAGTTGGCTGCTCTGCTCGAGCAGACCGCTGGCCGCAAGGTCAAGGTCACCACGGTTGTGGATCCCGCCCTCATCGGCGGCGTACGTATCCAGATGGCTGACGACGTTATCGACGGAAGTGTCCGGGCTCGCCTGGATGACCTCCGCCAGCGGCTCGCTGCGTAG
- a CDS encoding nuclear transport factor 2 family protein, whose protein sequence is MNEPELAARVRTLVETMYGGYIGGDRDAIDALLDPELTMFDSASAPVILGMDALNEVRAGRGKAPADGDPTPPRETSLTPDLFTARRVEGVITATWWLRIDGVHENGDVAVPELVRNSAVLVDSDGPLRIVQIHEDVVQPMGGPVTAGLPEVAGPTA, encoded by the coding sequence ATGAATGAACCAGAACTCGCAGCCCGCGTCCGCACACTCGTCGAGACGATGTACGGGGGCTACATCGGGGGCGACCGCGACGCGATCGACGCGCTGCTTGACCCCGAGCTCACAATGTTTGACAGCGCCAGCGCCCCCGTCATCCTCGGCATGGACGCTCTCAACGAGGTTCGCGCGGGCCGCGGAAAGGCACCCGCAGATGGTGATCCCACTCCCCCGCGCGAGACCTCGCTCACGCCCGACCTCTTCACCGCACGCCGCGTCGAGGGCGTCATCACCGCGACGTGGTGGCTGCGCATCGACGGCGTCCACGAGAACGGCGACGTCGCCGTCCCCGAGCTGGTTCGCAACTCCGCGGTGCTCGTCGACTCAGACGGCCCGCTGCGCATCGTGCAGATCCACGAAGACGTCGTGCAGCCGATGGGCGGCCCCGTAACGGCAGGCCTCCCCGAGGTCGCAGGCCCCACGGCCTAG
- a CDS encoding L-threonylcarbamoyladenylate synthase, with protein MSEVFDCSDGAQLLQGTRLARQSLGRGELIVMPTDTVYGIAADAFSPEAVQRLLDAKGRGRQSPPPVLIPNVGTLAALAADASEALHTLAKAFWPGALTIVTQANPSLSWDLGETGGTVALRIPGNAFARELLQETGPLAVSSANKTGLPAAGTAAEAREMLGQSVAVYLDGGEARGEASTIIDATSLEGDGGGTVRVLRQGAVTVTQLQEALPNATIVEQLAAPAVPVEAPVEGPEDSDTAETPEASTAIEASRADG; from the coding sequence ATGTCCGAGGTATTTGACTGTTCAGATGGCGCCCAACTGCTGCAGGGAACGAGGCTTGCCCGACAATCCCTTGGGCGGGGCGAACTGATCGTCATGCCGACCGACACCGTTTATGGCATCGCCGCAGACGCGTTTTCGCCCGAGGCGGTGCAGCGGCTGCTTGACGCGAAGGGCCGCGGACGGCAGTCGCCGCCCCCCGTGCTCATTCCCAACGTTGGCACGCTGGCAGCCCTCGCCGCCGACGCGAGCGAAGCGCTGCACACGCTCGCCAAGGCGTTTTGGCCCGGGGCGCTGACGATCGTCACGCAGGCGAACCCGTCGCTGAGCTGGGACCTTGGCGAGACTGGTGGAACGGTCGCGCTGCGCATCCCTGGCAACGCGTTCGCCCGCGAGCTGCTGCAGGAGACCGGCCCCCTTGCCGTCTCCTCGGCGAACAAGACGGGGCTTCCCGCAGCCGGAACCGCGGCCGAGGCGCGCGAGATGCTTGGCCAGTCGGTTGCCGTCTACCTCGATGGGGGAGAAGCCCGCGGCGAGGCTTCAACGATCATTGACGCGACGTCGCTCGAAGGTGACGGGGGAGGCACCGTGCGCGTGCTGCGCCAGGGCGCGGTCACGGTAACTCAGCTCCAGGAGGCGCTGCCGAATGCGACGATCGTCGAGCAACTCGCCGCGCCCGCGGTGCCGGTCGAAGCCCCTGTTGAGGGCCCCGAGGACTCGGATACTGCCGAGACCCCAGAGGCTTCCACAGCCATCGAGGCTTCGCGGGCCGACGGCTAA
- the atpE gene encoding ATP synthase F0 subunit C, whose translation MSVLAEISGNIATVGYGLAAIGPAIGVAIVVGKTIESTARQPELAGKLQGMMWIGIAFTEMLALIGVATYFIFQ comes from the coding sequence GTGTCTGTTCTCGCTGAAATCTCGGGCAACATTGCAACCGTAGGCTACGGCCTCGCTGCCATCGGACCCGCCATCGGTGTGGCCATCGTGGTCGGCAAGACCATTGAAAGCACCGCACGCCAGCCTGAGCTCGCCGGCAAGCTCCAGGGCATGATGTGGATCGGCATCGCGTTCACCGAGATGCTCGCCCTCATCGGCGTCGCAACCTACTTCATCTTCCAGTAA
- the cysE gene encoding serine O-acetyltransferase: MNLFSRIREDISSARAHDPAARGPVEVFFLYSGLHAVWWHRVSHALWRRGLRFLPRAISQLTRFFTGIEIHPGATIGRRLFIDHGMGIVIGETAEVGDDVLIYHGVTLGGTGHQSGKRHPTVGDRVVLGAGAKLLGDIEVGADSAVGANAVVVRSAGPWTTLTGIPATGRPRRGAPVAEHPNTASFYMI, encoded by the coding sequence TTGAACCTGTTTTCCCGTATCCGTGAGGACATCTCTTCGGCCCGCGCGCACGATCCGGCTGCGCGCGGGCCGGTTGAGGTGTTCTTTCTGTACTCAGGTCTCCACGCTGTCTGGTGGCACCGGGTGTCGCACGCGCTCTGGCGCCGTGGCCTCCGGTTCCTCCCGCGCGCGATTTCGCAGCTGACCCGGTTCTTCACCGGCATCGAGATCCACCCGGGCGCGACGATCGGGCGGCGCCTGTTCATCGACCACGGCATGGGCATCGTCATTGGCGAGACCGCCGAGGTCGGCGACGACGTACTCATCTACCACGGTGTGACCCTCGGCGGGACGGGGCACCAGAGCGGCAAGCGCCACCCGACCGTGGGTGATCGCGTGGTGCTCGGGGCGGGCGCGAAGCTGCTCGGCGACATCGAGGTCGGCGCTGACTCGGCCGTCGGGGCGAACGCCGTCGTCGTGCGCTCGGCGGGGCCGTGGACCACGCTCACCGGGATCCCGGCGACGGGTCGCCCGCGCCGCGGCGCGCCAGTCGCCGAGCACCCGAACACCGCAAGCTTTTACATGATTTAG
- the atpA gene encoding F0F1 ATP synthase subunit alpha, with translation MAELSISPDEIRSALNEFAASYEPAQAGKTEVGTVVDAADGIAHVSGLPGVMANELVRFADGTLGLAQNLEEDEIGVVVLGQFTGIEEGQQVTRTGEVLSVPVGEGYLGRVVDPLGNPIDGLGEITGIESRRALELQAPGVMQRKSVHEPLQTGIKAIDAMIPVGRGQRQLIIGDRQTGKTALAIDTIINQKANWESGDKNKQVRCIYVAIGQKGSTIASVKGALEDAGAMEYTTIVASPASDPAGFKYLAPYTGSAIGQHWMYDGKHVLIIFDDLSKQAEAYRAVSLLLRRPPGREAYPGDVFYLHSRLLERCAKLSDELGAGSMTGLPIIETKANDVSAYIPTNVISITDGQIFLQSDLFNANQRPAVDVGISVSRVGGDAQVKSIKKVSGTLKLELAQYRALEAFAMFASDLDAASRKQLERGARLTELLKQPQYSPFAVEEQTVSIWAGTKGFLDDVPVVDILRFEREFLDYLGRNSEALSTLAKTNVLDDDIVAELTTQIEKFKSEFLTAEGKSLNEQFDALDEAEIQQEQLVVKK, from the coding sequence ATGGCAGAACTCTCAATCAGCCCGGATGAGATCCGTAGCGCGCTGAATGAATTCGCAGCATCGTACGAGCCGGCCCAGGCGGGGAAGACCGAGGTCGGAACTGTCGTCGACGCCGCTGACGGCATTGCACACGTCTCCGGGCTTCCCGGAGTGATGGCCAACGAGCTCGTTCGCTTCGCAGACGGCACGCTCGGCCTTGCACAGAACCTCGAAGAGGACGAGATCGGCGTTGTCGTGCTCGGCCAGTTCACCGGCATCGAGGAGGGCCAGCAGGTCACCCGCACCGGCGAGGTTCTCTCGGTTCCCGTGGGCGAGGGCTACCTCGGCCGCGTGGTCGACCCGCTCGGCAACCCGATCGACGGCCTCGGCGAGATCACCGGCATCGAGTCGCGTCGTGCGCTCGAGCTGCAGGCTCCCGGCGTGATGCAGCGTAAGTCGGTTCACGAGCCGCTGCAGACCGGCATCAAGGCGATCGACGCGATGATCCCCGTTGGCCGTGGCCAGCGTCAGCTCATCATCGGCGACCGCCAGACCGGTAAGACCGCTCTCGCGATCGACACGATCATCAACCAGAAGGCCAACTGGGAGTCGGGCGACAAGAACAAGCAGGTTCGCTGCATCTACGTCGCGATCGGCCAGAAGGGTTCGACCATCGCTTCGGTGAAGGGCGCGCTCGAGGACGCAGGCGCGATGGAGTACACCACCATCGTTGCTTCGCCCGCATCTGACCCGGCAGGCTTCAAGTACCTCGCTCCGTACACCGGCTCGGCAATCGGCCAGCACTGGATGTACGACGGCAAGCACGTTCTCATCATCTTTGATGATCTCTCGAAGCAGGCCGAGGCTTACCGTGCCGTTTCGCTGCTCCTCCGCCGCCCGCCGGGGCGCGAGGCATACCCGGGCGACGTGTTCTACCTCCACTCGCGTCTGCTGGAGCGTTGTGCAAAGCTCTCCGACGAGCTCGGTGCGGGTTCGATGACCGGTCTGCCGATCATCGAGACCAAGGCGAACGACGTCTCGGCGTACATTCCGACCAACGTGATCTCGATCACCGACGGCCAGATCTTCCTCCAGTCTGACCTCTTCAACGCGAACCAGCGCCCCGCCGTTGACGTGGGCATCTCGGTGTCGCGCGTTGGTGGCGACGCACAGGTGAAGTCGATCAAGAAGGTTTCGGGCACGCTCAAGCTTGAGCTCGCTCAGTACCGCGCGCTTGAGGCATTCGCGATGTTCGCATCCGACCTCGACGCGGCAAGCCGCAAGCAGCTCGAGCGTGGCGCACGCCTCACCGAGCTCCTCAAGCAGCCGCAGTACTCACCGTTCGCGGTTGAGGAGCAGACAGTTTCGATCTGGGCAGGCACCAAGGGCTTCCTTGATGACGTTCCCGTTGTCGACATCCTCCGTTTCGAGCGCGAGTTCCTCGACTACCTCGGCCGCAACTCCGAGGCGCTGTCGACGCTCGCGAAGACGAACGTCCTTGATGACGACATCGTCGCTGAGCTCACCACTCAGATCGAGAAGTTCAAGAGCGAGTTCCTGACCGCTGAGGGCAAGTCCCTCAACGAGCAGTTCGACGCGCTCGACGAGGCAGAGATCCAGCAGGAGCAGCTCGTCGTCAAGAAGTAG
- the cysK gene encoding cysteine synthase A, translating to MARIHDNITQAFGNTPLVRLNRVTEGAPAEVLAKLEFYNPAGSVKDRIGVAIIDAAEKSGELQPGGTIVEGTSGNTGIALAFVGAARGYKVILTMPETMSVERRKLLAAYGAEIVLTEGPLGMKGAVAKAEEIVANTPGAILAKQFGNPANPAIHRATTGPEIWADTDGEVDIFVAGIGTGGTITGAGGYLKEQNPNVKVIAVEPIDSPLLTEGKAGPHKIQGLGANFVPDILDRDVYDEVIDVALPDAIAKARALGTDEGVLAGISGGAAVWAAVEVAKRPENAGKKIVVIVPDFGERYFSTVLYEDLAV from the coding sequence ATGGCTCGCATTCACGACAACATCACTCAGGCGTTTGGCAACACTCCCCTCGTCCGGCTCAACCGCGTGACCGAGGGCGCGCCCGCGGAGGTGCTCGCGAAGCTCGAGTTCTACAACCCGGCGGGCAGCGTGAAGGATCGCATCGGCGTCGCAATCATCGACGCGGCAGAGAAGTCTGGCGAATTGCAGCCCGGCGGCACGATCGTTGAGGGCACGAGCGGTAACACCGGCATCGCGCTCGCTTTCGTCGGCGCGGCCCGCGGCTACAAGGTCATTCTGACGATGCCCGAGACGATGAGCGTCGAGCGCCGCAAGCTGCTCGCCGCCTACGGCGCCGAGATCGTGCTCACCGAGGGACCCCTCGGCATGAAGGGCGCCGTCGCGAAGGCGGAGGAGATCGTCGCGAACACCCCCGGCGCGATCCTCGCGAAGCAGTTCGGCAACCCGGCGAACCCCGCCATTCACCGCGCGACGACCGGCCCCGAGATCTGGGCAGACACTGACGGCGAGGTCGACATCTTTGTTGCCGGTATCGGCACTGGCGGCACCATTACCGGCGCCGGCGGGTACCTCAAGGAGCAGAACCCGAACGTCAAGGTGATTGCTGTCGAGCCGATCGACTCGCCGCTGCTCACCGAGGGGAAGGCCGGCCCCCACAAGATCCAGGGGCTCGGCGCGAACTTTGTGCCCGACATCCTCGACCGCGACGTCTACGACGAGGTCATCGATGTCGCACTGCCCGACGCGATCGCCAAGGCGCGCGCGCTCGGCACCGACGAGGGGGTCCTCGCAGGCATCTCGGGCGGCGCCGCGGTCTGGGCTGCTGTCGAGGTCGCCAAGCGGCCCGAGAACGCCGGCAAGAAGATCGTCGTGATCGTCCCCGACTTTGGTGAGCGCTACTTCTCGACGGTGCTCTACGAGGATCTCGCAGTTTGA
- a CDS encoding 3-oxoacyl-ACP reductase: protein MSTPVHPDAPQTPGVEPSTYGSGEYPMPSSQPMLLRGVRWGIIATVASMVVFAGVGFLVSGSTGLVGGLLGAGIGGALLLATVGSIAFANRFVQSPVYLQIFMGIVMGTWVLKLIAFVAAALLLRDQPWLDPKMLFIALVATVIVSIVIDTVIVAKARVPYGVNLP from the coding sequence GTGAGCACACCCGTGCACCCCGACGCCCCGCAGACGCCGGGGGTCGAGCCCTCCACTTATGGAAGCGGGGAGTACCCGATGCCGTCGTCCCAGCCAATGCTGCTGCGCGGTGTGCGGTGGGGCATTATCGCGACCGTCGCGTCGATGGTCGTGTTCGCTGGGGTCGGCTTCCTCGTCAGCGGTTCGACGGGGCTCGTCGGAGGGCTGCTCGGTGCTGGCATCGGGGGAGCGCTGCTGCTCGCCACGGTCGGAAGCATCGCTTTCGCAAACCGGTTCGTGCAGAGCCCGGTCTACCTGCAGATCTTCATGGGAATTGTGATGGGGACATGGGTGCTGAAACTCATTGCGTTCGTTGCCGCCGCACTGCTGCTGCGTGACCAGCCCTGGCTCGACCCCAAGATGCTCTTCATCGCGCTCGTCGCCACAGTAATTGTCTCAATCGTGATTGACACAGTCATTGTTGCCAAGGCTCGCGTACCATACGGCGTAAATCTGCCGTAA
- the prmC gene encoding peptide chain release factor N(5)-glutamine methyltransferase translates to MTSVLGRLRESFGEAGIADPEVDAELLVGHILGVSRGRVQALAIMGERLTPAQAERVAELAELRAERIPLQHLTGRAPFRALELRVGPGVFVPRPETETVAQFAIDALLAAQSDEPLAVDLCTGSGAIALALATEVPAAQVWAVEKSSDAHAWAAENVAALGGGRVNLIHGDLADFVPGALAPERLAGRTHVVISNPPYVPDAMVPRDAEVRDHDPDLALYGGSDGLDVIRIISGVAAELLREGGTLVLEHAEGQGEAIRSLLARDGWRSPATHPDLTGRDRATTALK, encoded by the coding sequence ATGACCAGCGTGCTTGGGCGCCTCCGCGAGAGCTTCGGCGAGGCCGGCATCGCCGACCCGGAGGTCGACGCCGAGCTGCTCGTTGGGCACATCCTCGGTGTGAGCAGGGGCCGGGTGCAGGCGCTCGCCATCATGGGCGAGCGTTTGACGCCGGCTCAGGCCGAGCGGGTCGCTGAGCTCGCCGAACTCAGGGCCGAGCGCATTCCGCTGCAACACCTCACCGGTCGTGCCCCGTTCCGAGCCCTCGAACTGCGCGTTGGCCCAGGGGTGTTCGTGCCGCGGCCCGAGACCGAGACGGTCGCGCAGTTTGCGATTGACGCGCTCCTCGCTGCCCAAAGTGACGAGCCCCTGGCCGTTGACCTGTGCACGGGTAGCGGGGCCATCGCGCTCGCGCTCGCGACCGAGGTGCCCGCGGCGCAGGTGTGGGCTGTCGAGAAAAGCTCCGACGCACACGCGTGGGCCGCTGAAAACGTCGCCGCGCTCGGCGGGGGGCGCGTCAACCTCATTCACGGTGACCTCGCTGACTTCGTGCCCGGCGCGCTCGCCCCCGAGCGGCTCGCCGGGCGCACGCACGTCGTGATTTCGAACCCTCCCTATGTGCCCGACGCGATGGTGCCGCGCGACGCCGAGGTGCGCGATCACGACCCCGATCTCGCGCTCTACGGCGGCAGCGATGGGCTCGACGTGATCAGGATCATCAGCGGCGTCGCCGCTGAACTGCTCCGTGAGGGCGGCACGCTCGTGCTTGAGCACGCCGAGGGGCAGGGCGAAGCCATCCGATCGCTGCTCGCGCGTGACGGCTGGCGCTCGCCGGCAACGCACCCCGATCTGACGGGTCGCGACCGCGCCACGACCGCACTCAAGTAG
- the atpB gene encoding F0F1 ATP synthase subunit A yields MHLVAPGLIRAEEGGFHGPTLNDFFPPAVLFEGTPFEMNRIMLIRMLMVVVLLVLFWLGTRNLRVIPGRAQGVLEFALDFVRKNTIESQLGVKEGRRFAPLLMTIFFLVFAFNITGVIPGLNIAASSVVGFPIFMAVVAYVSFIYAGIKKHPGKFFKNSLFPAGVPKAMYLLVTPIEFISTFIVRPVTLALRLLMNMLVGHMILVLLWAATNFFLLHAGGAFPALSAVTFTFGFAFTLFEIFVAGLQAYVFTLLTALYIQLALADEH; encoded by the coding sequence ATGCACCTCGTTGCCCCCGGACTTATTCGTGCCGAGGAGGGTGGCTTCCACGGTCCTACTCTCAATGACTTCTTCCCGCCGGCAGTCCTCTTCGAAGGCACGCCATTTGAGATGAACCGGATCATGCTGATCCGTATGCTCATGGTCGTTGTCCTCCTGGTTCTGTTCTGGCTCGGAACGCGCAATCTGCGCGTTATCCCTGGCCGCGCACAGGGCGTTCTTGAGTTCGCACTCGATTTCGTCCGCAAGAACACGATCGAGTCGCAGCTCGGCGTGAAGGAGGGGCGCCGCTTCGCTCCGCTCCTCATGACGATCTTCTTCCTCGTCTTTGCGTTCAACATCACCGGCGTGATCCCGGGCCTCAACATTGCGGCCTCGTCGGTCGTCGGCTTCCCGATCTTCATGGCTGTTGTCGCGTACGTCTCGTTCATCTACGCGGGCATTAAGAAGCACCCGGGCAAGTTCTTCAAGAACTCGCTCTTCCCCGCTGGCGTGCCGAAGGCCATGTACCTCCTCGTCACCCCGATCGAGTTCATCTCGACGTTCATCGTTCGCCCGGTGACGCTCGCGCTCCGACTGCTCATGAACATGCTCGTCGGCCACATGATCCTCGTGCTGCTGTGGGCCGCAACGAACTTCTTCCTGCTGCATGCAGGGGGTGCGTTCCCCGCGCTGAGCGCGGTGACCTTCACCTTCGGCTTCGCGTTCACGCTCTTCGAGATCTTCGTCGCAGGCCTCCAGGCCTACGTCTTCACCTTGCTCACCGCGCTCTACATCCAGCTCGCGCTGGCTGACGAGCACTAA
- a CDS encoding F0F1 ATP synthase subunit B: MNHAVQFAAAEGANQNPLLPATYDIVWSAIAFFIILIAFWKVFLPKVQVMLDARAEAIEGNIAKADEAQAKAEAALQEYTAQLASARQEAGEIRESARLDATKIVSKAKEDATTEQARITQAAQVQIEAERQSALVSLRKDVGSLAIDLASGVVGESLSDDKKASALVDRFLVDLEASERAAK; encoded by the coding sequence ATGAATCACGCAGTGCAGTTCGCCGCTGCAGAGGGCGCTAATCAGAACCCGCTGCTTCCGGCAACGTACGATATCGTCTGGTCGGCGATCGCGTTCTTCATTATCCTCATCGCATTCTGGAAGGTCTTCCTCCCGAAGGTGCAGGTCATGCTTGACGCGCGCGCCGAAGCGATTGAGGGGAACATCGCAAAGGCCGATGAGGCTCAGGCAAAGGCAGAGGCTGCCTTGCAGGAGTACACCGCGCAGCTCGCAAGCGCTCGCCAGGAAGCTGGCGAGATCCGTGAGTCCGCACGTCTCGACGCGACCAAGATCGTGTCGAAGGCAAAGGAAGACGCCACAACCGAGCAGGCACGCATCACGCAGGCCGCTCAGGTGCAGATTGAGGCAGAGCGCCAGAGCGCACTTGTCTCGCTGCGCAAGGATGTTGGCTCGCTCGCGATCGACCTCGCCTCCGGCGTTGTCGGCGAGAGCCTGAGCGACGACAAGAAGGCATCGGCGCTCGTCGATCGCTTCCTCGTCGACCTCGAAGCGTCCGAACGGGCGGCGAAGTAA